One stretch of Leadbetterella byssophila DSM 17132 DNA includes these proteins:
- the ssb gene encoding single-stranded DNA-binding protein — MAAVNKVLLIGNLGADPEVKTLPSGDKVATIRMATTETYKNKNGEKVEDTEWHRVEFWGGLAGIVEQYVKKGDSIYVEGRIRTEKYTDSQNVERYSTKIRASQMQMLGRSPKTEENIAAVEDDHLPF; from the coding sequence ATGGCAGCAGTAAATAAAGTATTATTGATCGGGAATCTGGGTGCAGACCCGGAAGTTAAGACTCTTCCAAGCGGGGATAAGGTAGCAACCATTCGTATGGCCACTACTGAAACCTATAAGAACAAGAACGGTGAAAAGGTAGAAGACACCGAATGGCACAGGGTAGAATTTTGGGGAGGATTGGCCGGTATTGTAGAGCAGTATGTGAAGAAAGGTGACAGCATTTACGTAGAAGGTAGGATCAGAACGGAAAAGTACACGGACTCTCAAAATGTGGAGAGATATAGTACAAAGATCCGTGCTTCTCAGATGCAAATGTTAGGTAGATCACCGAAGACTGAGGAGAACATTGCCGCTGTTGAAGATGATCATCTTCCATTTTAA
- a CDS encoding DUF1338 domain-containing protein, translated as MENTLEVVLEGLMRRYAERVPDVKKITSAMVEEGMISSPNEIENDHVAFRTMGVPHLGIASFEKIFLALGYEKRDYFYFEGKKLNAYWFSPPAPKYPRIFVSELRVKDLSEEAQKIIKSYTSEVKQDPVDLLDLKDGKAIDAFLHQPLWRTPDWADYERLLKESEYAAWVIYNRYYLNHYTISVHNLPEGYNSIQSFNDFLERIGIKLNDAGGKIKVSPDGGLLQSSTVAEMISATFADGSEHMISGSYVEFAERKVLPEFQHLKEIKREHRREGFETGNADKIFESTFTSQTNR; from the coding sequence ATGGAGAACACGCTTGAGGTAGTTTTAGAGGGATTAATGCGTCGGTATGCTGAAAGGGTACCAGATGTCAAAAAAATCACCTCTGCTATGGTAGAGGAAGGTATGATTTCCTCTCCCAATGAGATAGAAAATGATCATGTAGCCTTCAGAACTATGGGGGTTCCGCACCTAGGGATTGCCTCTTTTGAGAAGATCTTTCTGGCCCTAGGTTATGAGAAAAGAGACTATTTCTATTTTGAAGGCAAGAAGTTAAACGCATACTGGTTTTCCCCTCCCGCACCGAAATACCCCCGAATCTTTGTTAGTGAATTAAGGGTAAAGGATCTGAGCGAAGAGGCACAAAAGATAATTAAATCCTATACCTCAGAGGTTAAACAAGACCCTGTGGATTTGCTGGACCTGAAAGATGGGAAAGCCATAGATGCCTTTCTGCATCAACCGCTATGGAGAACTCCTGACTGGGCAGACTATGAAAGATTACTGAAGGAAAGTGAATATGCAGCATGGGTCATTTACAACAGGTATTATCTAAACCATTATACCATTTCCGTACATAATCTACCTGAAGGCTATAATTCTATCCAAAGTTTCAATGACTTTTTAGAAAGAATAGGGATCAAGCTAAATGATGCCGGAGGTAAGATTAAAGTCAGTCCTGACGGAGGCTTGCTTCAAAGTTCTACAGTTGCGGAAATGATAAGTGCCACCTTTGCTGACGGAAGTGAACATATGATTTCCGGCAGTTATGTGGAATTTGCAGAAAGGAAAGTGCTTCCGGAGTTCCAACATTTGAAAGAAATCAAAAGAGAACACAGAAGAGAAGGCTTCGAGACCGGCAATGCGGATAAAATCTTTGAAAGTACCTTCACTAGCCAAACCAATAGGTAA
- the pruA gene encoding L-glutamate gamma-semialdehyde dehydrogenase translates to MHNAIFHIPQPVNEPVLAYAPGSKERAALEAALKEARSKQVNIPMYIGSRTVETDKKIRLSPPHDHQHVLGYASEGDASHVTEAIEAALAARGAWAALPWSERAAIFLKAADLLSGPYRYKMNAATMLGQSKNAFQAEIDSACELIDFLRFNAAFYQEIMEEQPSSSPGVWNKMEYRPLEGFVFALTPFNFTAIAGNLPASAAMMGNVVVWKPSYTQIYSAQVIMEVFKAAGLPDGVINLIYVDGPTAGDIIFSHPDFAGIHFTGSTGVFQNIWKTIGTNIHKYKSYPRIVGETGGKDFVIAHKSADPKAVAVALVRGAFEFQGQKCSAASRAYIPASLWEDVKKFMLEDLATIKVGPTEDFSNFVNAVIDEKAFDKIDAYIQGAKGAEGVEIIAGGNTDKSKGYFIEPTVILTSDPLYKTMQEEIFGPVLTVYVYEDEKWEETLKLVDSTSPYALTGAIFSTDRYAINQATQALENAAGNFYVNDKPTGAVVGQQPFGGGRASGTNDKAGSKLNLLRWVNARTIKETFVSPTDYRYPFLG, encoded by the coding sequence ATGCATAATGCCATATTTCATATTCCTCAACCTGTGAACGAGCCGGTTTTGGCTTATGCTCCCGGGTCAAAGGAGAGAGCTGCGCTTGAAGCCGCTTTAAAAGAAGCGCGTAGCAAGCAAGTAAACATTCCTATGTATATAGGATCAAGAACGGTAGAAACGGATAAGAAGATTCGTTTGTCTCCTCCTCATGATCATCAACATGTATTAGGTTATGCTTCAGAAGGTGATGCATCGCATGTGACTGAAGCTATTGAAGCTGCATTAGCGGCTCGTGGAGCCTGGGCGGCTCTGCCATGGTCAGAGCGTGCTGCTATTTTTCTAAAGGCTGCTGATCTACTTTCAGGTCCATATAGATATAAAATGAATGCTGCTACCATGTTAGGTCAATCCAAAAATGCCTTTCAGGCAGAGATTGATTCAGCATGTGAGCTTATAGATTTCCTTCGTTTTAATGCTGCATTCTATCAGGAAATCATGGAAGAACAACCTAGTTCTTCTCCTGGTGTTTGGAACAAAATGGAATATAGACCTCTAGAGGGATTTGTGTTCGCATTGACTCCATTTAACTTTACTGCTATAGCAGGTAATTTGCCAGCTTCTGCTGCTATGATGGGTAACGTAGTAGTATGGAAACCATCATATACGCAGATTTATTCTGCGCAAGTGATCATGGAAGTGTTTAAGGCTGCAGGATTGCCTGACGGAGTGATCAATCTTATCTACGTGGATGGTCCTACCGCCGGTGATATCATCTTCTCTCACCCTGATTTCGCGGGTATCCATTTCACTGGAAGTACAGGTGTGTTCCAAAATATCTGGAAAACCATAGGTACCAATATTCATAAATATAAATCTTATCCGCGAATTGTGGGTGAGACAGGGGGTAAAGACTTTGTTATTGCACACAAATCTGCAGATCCTAAGGCGGTAGCAGTGGCATTAGTAAGGGGTGCATTCGAGTTCCAGGGTCAGAAATGTTCGGCCGCTTCAAGGGCCTATATCCCTGCATCCTTGTGGGAAGATGTTAAGAAATTTATGTTAGAAGACCTGGCTACCATCAAGGTAGGTCCTACAGAAGACTTCTCTAACTTCGTGAATGCAGTGATTGATGAAAAGGCTTTTGATAAGATTGATGCTTATATACAAGGCGCCAAAGGTGCTGAAGGGGTAGAGATCATTGCTGGTGGTAATACTGACAAGAGCAAAGGCTATTTTATAGAGCCAACCGTCATCCTTACCTCTGATCCACTCTATAAAACCATGCAGGAGGAGATCTTTGGGCCTGTTTTAACTGTATACGTATACGAAGATGAGAAATGGGAGGAAACGTTGAAATTAGTAGATTCTACTTCCCCATACGCCTTAACCGGTGCTATCTTCTCTACTGACCGTTATGCGATCAACCAGGCAACTCAAGCCTTAGAGAATGCTGCAGGTAATTTCTATGTAAATGATAAGCCTACCGGAGCGGTCGTAGGTCAGCAGCCATTTGGTGGAGGCAGAGCTTCAGGAACAAATGACAAAGCAGGTTCTAAGTTGAACCTATTGAGATGGGTGAATGCTAGGACCATTAAAGAGACTTTTGTCTCTCCTACAGATTATAGATATCCATTCTTAGGATAA
- a CDS encoding YceI family protein, which produces MKRLTTLGCLFLLLTSFVWKTDWNQDKAHSELSFSVKHLGVSTVTGFFTDFDAKIVSNKDDFSDAYFEMEARTNSVNTRVDMRDKHLRSADFFDVEKYPTMTFKSTSVKKGKKKTLLVTGDLTLAGVTKSITLTLKPNGKITNQQSGKETAGFDVEGSLKRSDFNFGSKFGETMISDVVQLRASGEFTK; this is translated from the coding sequence ATGAAACGATTAACCACACTGGGCTGTTTATTCCTTCTCCTAACCTCTTTCGTATGGAAGACTGACTGGAATCAGGATAAAGCCCACTCAGAGCTATCCTTCAGTGTAAAACATTTAGGTGTTTCTACTGTCACAGGATTTTTTACAGACTTTGATGCAAAAATTGTGTCGAACAAGGATGATTTTAGCGATGCTTACTTTGAAATGGAGGCCAGAACAAACTCTGTGAACACAAGGGTGGATATGCGCGATAAACATTTAAGAAGTGCAGACTTCTTTGATGTAGAAAAATATCCTACTATGACCTTCAAAAGCACCAGCGTTAAAAAAGGAAAGAAGAAAACACTTTTAGTAACGGGTGATCTAACTTTGGCCGGTGTAACCAAATCAATAACCTTGACGCTTAAACCAAACGGTAAGATAACGAATCAACAGTCCGGCAAAGAAACAGCAGGATTTGATGTTGAAGGTTCCCTTAAGCGCTCCGACTTCAACTTTGGGAGCAAATTTGGAGAGACTATGATCAGTGATGTAGTCCAATTGAGAGCAAGTGGAGAATTTACAAAATAA
- a CDS encoding glycosyltransferase: MNVLLATLVFPYPINDGGKSGTFRMVDALREDHNVTIILPESNFVKELQDLWPDVNIRTFKLPQGKPQDGLVVGLVRQLFGRKLKFTKAQIMEREMQLNASNLMNYYFEDLISVFQSEILLGIFDLVQIDFIDLAPLVHFIPKDIPKIFVHHELRYKRMMLEKATLLDQKAEDDWKIYNTKVMEIGLINHFDKVVCLTEIDKQILLADGVPSEKLEVSPLPMIMSEHEINTPFVSKNRLIFLGPDQHYPNLDGIDWFLSNCWSEIQRLNPNVQLSVVGRWSEEKKKWFEEYTNVRFEGFVPDLATIMEGSIMIVPLRIGSGMRMKILEGVSYHVPVISTSVGAEGLPMTNDVNCKIADTPEDFILATHQILNNPELQNTFIQKASEVLNQDYSSLECVKKRENIYRRALMQAASLKNLH, encoded by the coding sequence ATGAACGTACTCTTGGCCACATTGGTTTTTCCGTACCCTATTAATGATGGGGGAAAAAGCGGCACTTTCCGTATGGTGGATGCTCTTAGAGAAGATCACAATGTCACAATCATACTTCCTGAAAGTAATTTTGTAAAAGAATTACAAGACCTTTGGCCGGACGTAAACATCCGCACATTTAAGTTGCCTCAAGGTAAACCTCAGGACGGTTTAGTTGTGGGACTCGTTCGACAATTATTCGGTAGAAAACTCAAATTCACTAAAGCCCAGATCATGGAGAGAGAGATGCAATTGAACGCATCTAACCTCATGAACTACTATTTCGAAGATCTAATCAGTGTGTTCCAAAGTGAGATCCTATTAGGCATCTTTGACCTGGTACAGATAGATTTTATTGATCTGGCACCTTTGGTACACTTTATTCCAAAAGACATTCCCAAGATCTTTGTGCATCATGAATTGAGATATAAACGCATGATGTTAGAGAAAGCTACGCTTCTAGATCAAAAGGCGGAAGACGATTGGAAGATCTACAATACTAAAGTGATGGAGATAGGATTAATCAATCATTTCGACAAAGTGGTTTGCTTGACTGAAATTGATAAGCAAATTCTATTGGCGGATGGGGTACCAAGCGAAAAATTGGAAGTTTCTCCCCTCCCCATGATCATGTCAGAACATGAAATAAACACTCCTTTTGTCTCTAAAAACCGACTTATTTTCCTAGGACCCGACCAGCATTATCCAAATTTAGATGGGATAGATTGGTTCCTGAGCAATTGTTGGAGTGAGATCCAAAGATTGAATCCTAATGTTCAATTAAGCGTGGTAGGGAGATGGTCAGAAGAAAAAAAGAAATGGTTTGAAGAATATACCAATGTGCGTTTTGAAGGTTTTGTCCCAGACTTAGCCACCATCATGGAAGGTTCCATCATGATCGTTCCATTAAGGATAGGTTCAGGTATGCGCATGAAGATCTTAGAAGGCGTTTCTTACCATGTTCCAGTAATCAGTACCTCAGTAGGTGCAGAAGGTCTTCCCATGACAAATGATGTAAACTGTAAGATAGCTGATACCCCGGAAGATTTTATCCTGGCTACACACCAGATTTTAAACAATCCGGAACTCCAAAATACATTTATTCAAAAAGCTTCGGAAGTACTTAATCAAGACTACTCCTCCTTGGAATGCGTTAAAAAGAGAGAAAATATATACCGAAGAGCCTTAATGCAGGCTGCATCTCTAAAAAATTTGCATTGA
- a CDS encoding saccharopine dehydrogenase family protein — protein sequence MNKVLVIGMGKVGSLVGILLSKRFTVTGLDKRIPEKKLPFEVVQGDVSDIKFLEKIMPGFDAVASAMPYNLNLNIAKTAHKHGIHYFDLTEDVPTTNAIMELSKTSKAVMAPQCGLAPGLIGIVGAHLAKRFTKLRDIELRVGALPRYPNGLLGYSFTWSPAGVINEYINDAEVIHNGQKKMVPSLDGLEYIQIEGNEFEAFSTSGGLGTMCDTFAGKVDTLNYKTIRYPGHAKLMKFLLYELILKEKRELIEQILTEAKPPVQEDVVYVYAVVEGWKGSEIAREEFYEAYYPKEIDGEQWRAISWTTAASIAAVMEMVADGKLPQKGFIKQEEINFEDYLSTENGKLYGEHA from the coding sequence ATGAATAAAGTCCTTGTCATTGGCATGGGAAAGGTGGGTTCTTTGGTAGGAATCCTACTTTCAAAACGTTTTACAGTTACCGGATTAGACAAACGCATTCCGGAGAAAAAACTACCATTTGAGGTAGTTCAAGGTGATGTCTCTGACATCAAATTCTTAGAAAAAATTATGCCCGGTTTTGATGCTGTAGCGTCAGCAATGCCCTATAATCTAAATTTGAACATTGCAAAAACGGCACATAAACACGGGATTCATTACTTCGACTTAACAGAAGATGTACCTACCACAAATGCCATTATGGAGCTTTCAAAGACTTCTAAGGCAGTCATGGCTCCTCAATGTGGTCTTGCCCCGGGTTTGATTGGAATAGTGGGGGCTCATTTGGCTAAAAGATTCACGAAACTTAGAGACATTGAACTTAGGGTAGGTGCCTTACCTCGATACCCCAATGGCCTTTTAGGTTATTCTTTTACCTGGTCTCCGGCAGGTGTGATCAATGAATACATCAATGATGCCGAAGTGATACATAACGGACAAAAGAAGATGGTCCCTTCTTTAGATGGTTTGGAGTATATCCAAATAGAAGGAAACGAGTTCGAAGCTTTCAGTACCTCTGGTGGTTTAGGTACCATGTGTGATACCTTTGCAGGGAAAGTAGACACACTGAATTATAAGACTATTCGCTATCCGGGTCATGCTAAATTGATGAAGTTCTTATTGTATGAATTAATCCTTAAAGAAAAGAGAGAACTAATTGAGCAAATCTTAACAGAAGCTAAACCTCCCGTTCAGGAAGACGTGGTTTACGTTTATGCAGTAGTGGAAGGATGGAAAGGCTCCGAGATAGCCAGAGAGGAATTCTACGAGGCATATTATCCGAAAGAAATAGACGGGGAGCAGTGGAGAGCCATTTCCTGGACCACAGCAGCGTCAATTGCAGCAGTAATGGAAATGGTTGCAGACGGAAAACTTCCGCAAAAAGGATTTATCAAGCAAGAAGAGATTAACTTTGAAGACTATTTAAGTACGGAAAACGGTAAGCTTTATGGAGAACACGCTTGA
- a CDS encoding mechanosensitive ion channel domain-containing protein translates to MKTEDIYLKVVITVIAIIILLGLREFSRIMIRNHANKYELDNSQRVYANKFFNFAFAIILFIVLGIVWDISVKGLSVYFASVFAVAGVALFAQWSIISNITASIILFFNSPFKIGSRIRIMDKDDSVEGKVHDITFFNIHIETDEGIIISYPNNLALQRPIVLMQNK, encoded by the coding sequence ATGAAGACAGAAGACATCTATCTGAAAGTAGTCATCACCGTCATAGCCATCATCATTCTGCTTGGCCTTCGGGAGTTTTCTCGTATCATGATTCGTAACCATGCGAACAAATATGAGTTAGATAACAGCCAAAGAGTGTATGCTAACAAATTCTTCAATTTCGCCTTTGCCATCATACTCTTTATTGTCTTAGGTATTGTTTGGGACATTTCCGTAAAAGGCTTATCCGTATATTTTGCCTCCGTATTTGCGGTCGCTGGCGTAGCACTATTTGCCCAGTGGTCCATCATCAGTAATATCACCGCATCCATCATTCTGTTTTTTAATTCTCCTTTTAAAATAGGATCTAGGATCAGAATCATGGACAAAGATGATTCTGTAGAAGGCAAGGTGCACGATATCACCTTTTTTAATATTCATATAGAAACAGACGAAGGAATCATTATTTCCTACCCCAATAATCTCGCCCTACAAAGGCCCATCGTATTAATGCAAAACAAATGA
- a CDS encoding Rid family detoxifying hydrolase, with protein sequence MKKVIYSEQAPPAIGPYSQAILAGNTLYVSGQIALDIAPLNDVAAETKKVLENLGHILAAAEMNYENVVKASIFLKNMDDFATVNEVYGSFFTTNPPARETVQVAKLPRDVNVEISVIAVK encoded by the coding sequence ATGAAAAAAGTAATCTATAGCGAACAGGCTCCACCGGCCATTGGTCCTTACTCTCAAGCTATTCTAGCAGGAAATACACTTTATGTTTCAGGTCAAATTGCCTTAGACATCGCTCCTTTAAATGATGTAGCAGCAGAAACTAAAAAGGTCTTAGAAAACCTGGGACACATATTGGCAGCTGCAGAGATGAACTACGAAAATGTGGTTAAAGCTTCCATCTTTCTGAAGAATATGGATGATTTTGCCACAGTGAACGAAGTATACGGTAGCTTCTTTACCACTAACCCACCTGCCAGGGAAACCGTACAGGTAGCCAAACTTCCTCGTGACGTCAATGTCGAAATCTCTGTAATAGCAGTAAAATAA
- a CDS encoding methyltransferase RsmF C-terminal domain-like protein produces the protein MKLPIDFVTEMQAQLGSEFPDFEKALQEETPVSIRLNPAKTYDFPFQNLENIPWTPAGRYLKERPIFTLDPAFHAGAYYVQEASSMIVEEIFKKHVPADKPLRVLDLCAAPGGKTTHLASLLGPEDLLVANEVIKSRVSILKENLLKWGYPNVIVSQQDPETFSDLEGFFDVVLVDAPCSGEGMFRKTPEATEEWSLNNVELCSARQKRILSAAAMLVAPDGLLLYSTCTYNKKENQENGLWLTRTLDFEAISLEMPEEWGIVKTDFGLQFYPHRLKGEGFYISAFRNRSRDERYVKGRPQLSRLNRSLTEQVRPWLNEDNYELFQKNDGGIVAIPGHLILEYGSVLKALQKRSSGLEVGHFKGKDFIPSHALALSTLLNQEVSSLELDEKQALLFLKKEPFELPEPISGWVLMKYKNLGLGWAKAVGQRFNNYLPAEWRIRMKIED, from the coding sequence ATGAAACTACCTATAGATTTCGTGACGGAGATGCAAGCTCAATTAGGTTCGGAATTTCCGGACTTTGAAAAAGCCTTGCAAGAAGAAACTCCGGTTAGTATCCGACTAAATCCTGCCAAAACCTACGACTTCCCCTTCCAAAATCTGGAAAACATCCCTTGGACTCCGGCAGGAAGGTATTTAAAAGAAAGACCGATATTTACCTTGGATCCGGCATTCCATGCAGGAGCTTACTATGTGCAAGAAGCTTCTTCCATGATTGTGGAGGAGATCTTCAAAAAACACGTCCCAGCGGATAAACCCCTACGTGTCCTTGATCTTTGTGCTGCTCCAGGAGGAAAAACCACGCATCTGGCTTCTCTCTTAGGACCGGAGGATCTACTGGTAGCGAATGAAGTTATCAAAAGCAGAGTAAGCATTTTAAAAGAAAATCTCCTAAAATGGGGATATCCCAATGTCATAGTGTCCCAACAAGACCCAGAAACCTTCTCCGACCTCGAAGGCTTTTTCGATGTGGTTCTGGTAGATGCTCCCTGTTCAGGAGAAGGTATGTTCAGAAAAACACCGGAGGCAACGGAAGAATGGTCATTGAACAACGTAGAACTATGCTCTGCTCGCCAAAAGCGGATTCTAAGTGCAGCCGCCATGCTAGTAGCCCCTGACGGCTTGCTCCTTTATTCCACTTGCACCTATAACAAAAAGGAAAACCAGGAAAACGGATTATGGTTAACTCGTACCTTAGATTTTGAAGCCATCTCCCTAGAAATGCCAGAAGAATGGGGAATAGTTAAAACAGATTTCGGCTTACAATTTTACCCTCACAGACTAAAAGGAGAAGGTTTCTATATCTCCGCCTTTAGAAACAGAAGCAGAGACGAAAGATATGTAAAAGGCAGGCCCCAACTTTCGCGCTTAAATCGAAGTCTTACAGAACAGGTTCGCCCTTGGTTAAATGAGGACAACTATGAACTCTTTCAAAAAAATGATGGAGGCATAGTGGCCATTCCGGGTCATCTAATCTTAGAATATGGTTCCGTCTTAAAAGCTTTACAAAAAAGATCATCCGGTTTGGAAGTGGGCCATTTTAAAGGTAAGGATTTTATTCCCTCACATGCTTTGGCACTATCCACTCTGCTGAATCAGGAGGTAAGTTCTTTAGAACTAGACGAAAAGCAAGCGTTACTATTCTTAAAAAAGGAGCCATTTGAATTACCTGAGCCTATCAGTGGTTGGGTTCTAATGAAATATAAGAATCTAGGATTGGGCTGGGCGAAGGCAGTCGGTCAGCGATTTAACAATTATCTCCCCGCAGAGTGGAGGATAAGAATGAAAATAGAGGACTAA
- a CDS encoding 3'-5' exonuclease, with translation MEFVAIDFETATAQKDSACAVGVVWVKGLDIIEEYYTLIQPPNNEYNFYNTKVHGIRARDTENAPTFKDIYPKLKSILQGKKIVAHNSAFDKDVLYYTMLSAGLDYSELELPKKWDCTVKIYRKKGLPKVNLAACSKLYGIDLTHHNALSDAMACAKLYMIHHHPLFSHVIPQKVALKAS, from the coding sequence GTGGAATTCGTTGCAATAGATTTTGAAACTGCTACCGCACAAAAGGATAGCGCCTGCGCAGTAGGCGTGGTCTGGGTTAAGGGACTTGACATTATAGAGGAGTACTATACCTTGATCCAGCCACCCAATAACGAATACAATTTCTACAATACCAAGGTGCACGGTATTCGCGCCCGGGACACAGAAAATGCCCCTACCTTCAAAGACATCTATCCCAAACTTAAATCTATACTCCAGGGCAAAAAGATCGTGGCACATAACTCTGCTTTTGATAAAGATGTGCTCTACTACACCATGTTAAGTGCCGGATTAGACTACTCCGAACTTGAACTACCCAAGAAATGGGATTGTACGGTAAAGATCTATAGAAAAAAGGGCCTTCCAAAAGTAAATCTTGCAGCCTGCTCTAAGCTCTACGGTATAGACCTTACACATCATAATGCCCTTTCTGATGCTATGGCATGTGCGAAGCTTTATATGATCCATCACCATCCCCTGTTTTCCCATGTGATCCCTCAAAAAGTGGCGCTTAAAGCCAGCTAG
- a CDS encoding hydroxypyruvate isomerase family protein, with protein MLNSRRSFIKKTLTTASVLGTGGFSFAANTPEKYPFNLSYAPHFGMFRASAGEDLMAQIDFMAAQGFRSFEDNGLMGRTPEVQKQIGERLAKHNMEMGVFVLDAGENWKVSYTTGKKELVDGFLKLCKDAVEVAKRVNGKYMTVVPGYFARELPIGIQTANVIELYKRAVEIFEPHGLVMVMEPLSDNPDLFLRYSDQSYMICKAVGSPSCKILFDIYHMQKNEGRLIQHIDWAWDEIGYFQIGDEPGRKEPTTGEINYKNVFKHIYNKAKASNRNFIFGMEHGNFGKGIEGEKALIKAYQEVDKFL; from the coding sequence ATGTTGAATTCCCGACGCTCCTTTATAAAGAAGACCCTTACAACTGCCTCAGTATTAGGCACAGGCGGTTTTTCCTTCGCTGCTAACACACCTGAAAAATATCCCTTCAATTTAAGTTACGCTCCTCACTTCGGGATGTTCAGAGCATCTGCAGGAGAAGATCTTATGGCTCAGATAGACTTCATGGCCGCCCAAGGTTTCAGGTCATTTGAAGATAACGGCCTAATGGGAAGAACACCTGAAGTACAAAAGCAGATAGGAGAGCGTTTAGCCAAACATAACATGGAAATGGGCGTCTTTGTGCTAGATGCGGGGGAAAACTGGAAGGTTTCCTACACTACGGGAAAGAAAGAGCTGGTAGACGGATTTCTAAAACTTTGTAAAGATGCCGTAGAGGTAGCTAAAAGAGTTAATGGTAAATACATGACAGTAGTGCCGGGTTACTTTGCAAGGGAATTACCAATTGGCATACAGACAGCAAACGTCATAGAACTATACAAAAGAGCCGTGGAGATCTTTGAACCGCATGGCCTTGTGATGGTTATGGAACCATTAAGTGATAATCCTGATCTTTTCCTCCGTTATTCTGACCAAAGCTATATGATCTGTAAAGCTGTGGGCAGCCCATCCTGTAAGATCCTTTTTGATATCTACCACATGCAAAAAAATGAAGGCAGATTGATACAACACATTGATTGGGCATGGGATGAAATAGGGTATTTCCAGATCGGAGATGAACCAGGGAGAAAAGAACCTACCACAGGAGAAATCAATTACAAAAACGTTTTCAAACATATCTACAACAAAGCCAAAGCCTCTAATAGGAACTTCATCTTCGGGATGGAGCACGGGAATTTTGGCAAAGGAATAGAGGGAGAAAAGGCATTGATCAAAGCCTATCAAGAAGTAGATAAATTTTTATAA